A window of the Halichoerus grypus chromosome 2, mHalGry1.hap1.1, whole genome shotgun sequence genome harbors these coding sequences:
- the COIL gene encoding coilin isoform X4, whose amino-acid sequence MAASETVRLRLQFDYPPPATPHCTAFWLLVDLNRCRVVTDLISLIRQRFGFSSGALLGLYLEGGLLPPAESARLVRDNDCLRVKLEERAAAENTMTIKNGDDSHLLPKKAKKRAFKLEEGEETELDYKNSKKHWKKQENNNDKTLDLEPKAVIDLSVRKKSKRKNKAMCSVVDGDDEETKRKSPKRKEKCEYKKRTKNSRSSKAQTVKDWATPNCGPPKGSPARNSLVKAKRKGGTGISTKESPISSSESESYHESTSDGLSHVILEVRNSSEKISTESSKEGPSTKNTAANKVAAKTGFNSTAVKGKTTRTSSSSSDSSSESDDQCTVSKSTPERAAGFLKPVGLFAGRGCPGPGPCSQTPGAAPWKHSEANGARPAPPAPPPNVTLPASLGRGWGRGEDLLSWKGARGRGMRGRGRGRGQAVSFVLNRNAEYQKHQQLNEMVTNSSTIIQNPVETHKKDYSLLPLLAAAPQVGEKIAFKLLELTSDYSPDVSDYKVIHKYHPWNLFTKHLCGTSRWYELYHSSIKA is encoded by the exons ATGGCGGCCTCCGAGACGGTTAGGCTACGGCTTCAATTTGATTACCCGCCGCCGGCTACCCCGCACTGCACGGCCTTCTGGCTTCTTGTCGACTTGAACAGATGCCGAGTGGTCACGGATCTCATTAGTCTCATCCGCCAGCGCTTCGGCTTCAGTTCTGGGGCCCTCCTGGGCCTCTACTTGGAGGGGGGGCTCTTGCCCCCAGCCGAGAGCGCGCGCCTGGTACGAGACAACGACTGCCTCAG AGTTAAATTAGAAGAGAGAGCAGCTGCTGAGAACACCATGACCATCAAGAATGGTGATGATAGTCATTTATTAcctaaaaaagcaaagaagagggCATTTAAGTTGGAGGAGGGTGAAGAAACTGAACTAGATTACAAAAATTCAAAGAAGCATTGGAAGAAGCAAGAGAACAATAATGATAAGACCTTGGATCTAGAACCAAAAGCTGTCATAGATCTGAGTgtgaggaaaaaaagcaagaggaaaaacaaagccaTGTGTAGTGTAGTGGATGGTGATGACGAAGAAACCAAGAGAAAATCaccaaagagaaaggagaaatgtgaATATAAAAAGCGGACAAAGAACTCCAGGTCTTCCAAAGCACAGACAGTGAAGGACTGGGCCACCCCGAACTGTGGTCCTCCGAAAGGCTCACCTGCTAGAAACAGCCTGGTCAAAGCCAAAAGGAAAGGTGGCACGGGCATTAGTACAAAAGAGAGTCCCATTTCCTCCTCAGAGTCCGAGTCTTACCATGAATCAACCAGCGATGGTCTCAGCCATGTCATCTTGGAGGTCAGAAATTCCTCAGAGAAGATATCAACTGAGTCATCAAAGGAGGGACCCTCTACCAAAAACACAGCTGCAAACAAAGTGGCCGCCAAAACTGGCTTTAACTCTACCGCTGTCAAGGGCAAGACAACCAGAACATCGTCTTCTAGTTCAGACTCTAGCTCAGAGTCAGACGACCAGTGCACGGTGTCCAAGAGCACCCCGGAGCGCGCTGCCGGGTTCCTGAAGCCGGTAGGCCTCTTTGCAGGACGAGGCTGTCCGGGCCCGGGGCCCTGCTCGCAGACTCCCGGCGCTGCCCCGTGGAAGCATTCTGAGGCCAACGGTGCCAGAcccgcccctcctgcccctcctcccaacgTGACTCTCCCCGCCAGTTTGGGAAGaggttgggggagaggagaggacctTCTTTCTTGGAAGGGGGCTAGGGGTCGGGGGATGCGGGGGAGAGGCCGAGGCCGAGGGCAGGCCGTTTCCTTTGTGTTAAATAGAAACGCCGAATATCAGAAGCACCAGCAATTAAATGAAATGGTCACGAACTCATCTACTATTATCCAG AATCCAGTAGAGACACACAAGAAGGACTACAGTTTGTTACCACTGTTAGCAGCTGCTCCTCAAGTTGGAGAAAAGATTGcatttaag cTTTTGGAACTAACGTCCGATTATTCTCCTGATGTCTCTGACTATAAG GTAATTCACAAATATCATCCTTGGAATTTATTCACTAAACATCTGTGTGGGACTTCACGTTGGTATGAGCTTTATCATAGTTCAATAAAAGCTTAA
- the COIL gene encoding coilin isoform X3 — protein MAASETVRLRLQFDYPPPATPHCTAFWLLVDLNRCRVVTDLISLIRQRFGFSSGALLGLYLEGGLLPPAESARLVRDNDCLRVKLEERAAAENTMTIKNGDDSHLLPKKAKKRAFKLEEGEETELDYKNSKKHWKKQENNNDKTLDLEPKAVIDLSVRKKSKRKNKAMCSVVDGDDEETKRKSPKRKEKCEYKKRTKNSRSSKAQTVKDWATPNCGPPKGSPARNSLVKAKRKGGTGISTKESPISSSESESYHESTSDGLSHVILEVRNSSEKISTESSKEGPSTKNTAANKVAAKTGFNSTAVKGKTTRTSSSSSDSSSESDDQCTVSKSTPERAAGFLKPVGLFAGRGCPGPGPCSQTPGAAPWKHSEANGARPAPPAPPPNVTLPASLGRGWGRGEDLLSWKGARGRGMRGRGRGRGQAVSFVLNRNAEYQKHQQLNEMVTNSSTIIQNPVETHKKDYSLLPLLAAAPQVGEKIAFKLLELTSDYSPDVSDYKEGKILSHNPETQQVDIEILSSLPDHCFLERVD, from the exons ATGGCGGCCTCCGAGACGGTTAGGCTACGGCTTCAATTTGATTACCCGCCGCCGGCTACCCCGCACTGCACGGCCTTCTGGCTTCTTGTCGACTTGAACAGATGCCGAGTGGTCACGGATCTCATTAGTCTCATCCGCCAGCGCTTCGGCTTCAGTTCTGGGGCCCTCCTGGGCCTCTACTTGGAGGGGGGGCTCTTGCCCCCAGCCGAGAGCGCGCGCCTGGTACGAGACAACGACTGCCTCAG AGTTAAATTAGAAGAGAGAGCAGCTGCTGAGAACACCATGACCATCAAGAATGGTGATGATAGTCATTTATTAcctaaaaaagcaaagaagagggCATTTAAGTTGGAGGAGGGTGAAGAAACTGAACTAGATTACAAAAATTCAAAGAAGCATTGGAAGAAGCAAGAGAACAATAATGATAAGACCTTGGATCTAGAACCAAAAGCTGTCATAGATCTGAGTgtgaggaaaaaaagcaagaggaaaaacaaagccaTGTGTAGTGTAGTGGATGGTGATGACGAAGAAACCAAGAGAAAATCaccaaagagaaaggagaaatgtgaATATAAAAAGCGGACAAAGAACTCCAGGTCTTCCAAAGCACAGACAGTGAAGGACTGGGCCACCCCGAACTGTGGTCCTCCGAAAGGCTCACCTGCTAGAAACAGCCTGGTCAAAGCCAAAAGGAAAGGTGGCACGGGCATTAGTACAAAAGAGAGTCCCATTTCCTCCTCAGAGTCCGAGTCTTACCATGAATCAACCAGCGATGGTCTCAGCCATGTCATCTTGGAGGTCAGAAATTCCTCAGAGAAGATATCAACTGAGTCATCAAAGGAGGGACCCTCTACCAAAAACACAGCTGCAAACAAAGTGGCCGCCAAAACTGGCTTTAACTCTACCGCTGTCAAGGGCAAGACAACCAGAACATCGTCTTCTAGTTCAGACTCTAGCTCAGAGTCAGACGACCAGTGCACGGTGTCCAAGAGCACCCCGGAGCGCGCTGCCGGGTTCCTGAAGCCGGTAGGCCTCTTTGCAGGACGAGGCTGTCCGGGCCCGGGGCCCTGCTCGCAGACTCCCGGCGCTGCCCCGTGGAAGCATTCTGAGGCCAACGGTGCCAGAcccgcccctcctgcccctcctcccaacgTGACTCTCCCCGCCAGTTTGGGAAGaggttgggggagaggagaggacctTCTTTCTTGGAAGGGGGCTAGGGGTCGGGGGATGCGGGGGAGAGGCCGAGGCCGAGGGCAGGCCGTTTCCTTTGTGTTAAATAGAAACGCCGAATATCAGAAGCACCAGCAATTAAATGAAATGGTCACGAACTCATCTACTATTATCCAG AATCCAGTAGAGACACACAAGAAGGACTACAGTTTGTTACCACTGTTAGCAGCTGCTCCTCAAGTTGGAGAAAAGATTGcatttaag cTTTTGGAACTAACGTCCGATTATTCTCCTGATGTCTCTGACTATAAG gaaggaaaaatactaAGCCACAATCCAGAGACCCAGCAAGTAGATATAGAAATTCTTTCATCCTTACCTG ATCACTGTTTTTTGGAGAGAGTTGATTGA
- the COIL gene encoding coilin isoform X5: MAASETVRLRLQFDYPPPATPHCTAFWLLVDLNRCRVVTDLISLIRQRFGFSSGALLGLYLEGGLLPPAESARLVRDNDCLRVKLEERAAAENTMTIKNGDDSHLLPKKAKKRAFKLEEGEETELDYKNSKKHWKKQENNNDKTLDLEPKAVIDLSVRKKSKRKNKAMCSVVDGDDEETKRKSPKRKEKCEYKKRTKNSRSSKAQTVKDWATPNCGPPKGSPARNSLVKAKRKGGTGISTKESPISSSESESYHESTSDGLSHVILEVRNSSEKISTESSKEGPSTKNTAANKVAAKTGFNSTAVKGKTTRTSSSSSDSSSESDDQCTVSKSTPERAAGFLKPVGLFAGRGCPGPGPCSQTPGAAPWKHSEANGARPAPPAPPPNVTLPASLGRGWGRGEDLLSWKGARGRGMRGRGRGRGQAVSFVLNRNAEYQKHQQLNEMVTNSSTIIQNPVETHKKDYSLLPLLAAAPQVGEKIAFKLLELTSDYSPDVSDYKITVFWRELIDPRLIVDSPSTIPSTEPA, from the exons ATGGCGGCCTCCGAGACGGTTAGGCTACGGCTTCAATTTGATTACCCGCCGCCGGCTACCCCGCACTGCACGGCCTTCTGGCTTCTTGTCGACTTGAACAGATGCCGAGTGGTCACGGATCTCATTAGTCTCATCCGCCAGCGCTTCGGCTTCAGTTCTGGGGCCCTCCTGGGCCTCTACTTGGAGGGGGGGCTCTTGCCCCCAGCCGAGAGCGCGCGCCTGGTACGAGACAACGACTGCCTCAG AGTTAAATTAGAAGAGAGAGCAGCTGCTGAGAACACCATGACCATCAAGAATGGTGATGATAGTCATTTATTAcctaaaaaagcaaagaagagggCATTTAAGTTGGAGGAGGGTGAAGAAACTGAACTAGATTACAAAAATTCAAAGAAGCATTGGAAGAAGCAAGAGAACAATAATGATAAGACCTTGGATCTAGAACCAAAAGCTGTCATAGATCTGAGTgtgaggaaaaaaagcaagaggaaaaacaaagccaTGTGTAGTGTAGTGGATGGTGATGACGAAGAAACCAAGAGAAAATCaccaaagagaaaggagaaatgtgaATATAAAAAGCGGACAAAGAACTCCAGGTCTTCCAAAGCACAGACAGTGAAGGACTGGGCCACCCCGAACTGTGGTCCTCCGAAAGGCTCACCTGCTAGAAACAGCCTGGTCAAAGCCAAAAGGAAAGGTGGCACGGGCATTAGTACAAAAGAGAGTCCCATTTCCTCCTCAGAGTCCGAGTCTTACCATGAATCAACCAGCGATGGTCTCAGCCATGTCATCTTGGAGGTCAGAAATTCCTCAGAGAAGATATCAACTGAGTCATCAAAGGAGGGACCCTCTACCAAAAACACAGCTGCAAACAAAGTGGCCGCCAAAACTGGCTTTAACTCTACCGCTGTCAAGGGCAAGACAACCAGAACATCGTCTTCTAGTTCAGACTCTAGCTCAGAGTCAGACGACCAGTGCACGGTGTCCAAGAGCACCCCGGAGCGCGCTGCCGGGTTCCTGAAGCCGGTAGGCCTCTTTGCAGGACGAGGCTGTCCGGGCCCGGGGCCCTGCTCGCAGACTCCCGGCGCTGCCCCGTGGAAGCATTCTGAGGCCAACGGTGCCAGAcccgcccctcctgcccctcctcccaacgTGACTCTCCCCGCCAGTTTGGGAAGaggttgggggagaggagaggacctTCTTTCTTGGAAGGGGGCTAGGGGTCGGGGGATGCGGGGGAGAGGCCGAGGCCGAGGGCAGGCCGTTTCCTTTGTGTTAAATAGAAACGCCGAATATCAGAAGCACCAGCAATTAAATGAAATGGTCACGAACTCATCTACTATTATCCAG AATCCAGTAGAGACACACAAGAAGGACTACAGTTTGTTACCACTGTTAGCAGCTGCTCCTCAAGTTGGAGAAAAGATTGcatttaag cTTTTGGAACTAACGTCCGATTATTCTCCTGATGTCTCTGACTATAAG ATCACTGTTTTTTGGAGAGAGTTGATTGATCCAAGATTGATTGTTGATTCTCCGAGTACCATACCAAGtacagagcctgcttga
- the COIL gene encoding coilin isoform X2 yields the protein MAASETVRLRLQFDYPPPATPHCTAFWLLVDLNRCRVVTDLISLIRQRFGFSSGALLGLYLEGGLLPPAESARLVRDNDCLRVKLEERAAAENTMTIKNGDDSHLLPKKAKKRAFKLEEGEETELDYKNSKKHWKKQENNNDKTLDLEPKAVIDLSVRKKSKRKNKAMCSVVDGDDEETKRKSPKRKEKCEYKKRTKNSRSSKAQTVKDWATPNCGPPKGSPARNSLVKAKRKGGTGISTKESPISSSESESYHESTSDGLSHVILEVRNSSEKISTESSKEGPSTKNTAANKVAAKTGFNSTAVKGKTTRTSSSSSDSSSESDDQCTVSKSTPERAAGFLKPVGLFAGRGCPGPGPCSQTPGAAPWKHSEANGARPAPPAPPPNVTLPASLGRGWGRGEDLLSWKGARGRGMRGRGRGRGQAVSFVLNRNAEYQKHQQLNEMVTNSSTIIQNPVETHKKDYSLLPLLAAAPQVGEKIAFKLLELTSDYSPDVSDYKEGKILSHNPETQQVDIEILSSLPAMKEPGKFDLVYHNENGTEVVEYAVTQEKRITVFWRELIDPRLIVDSPSTIPSTEPA from the exons ATGGCGGCCTCCGAGACGGTTAGGCTACGGCTTCAATTTGATTACCCGCCGCCGGCTACCCCGCACTGCACGGCCTTCTGGCTTCTTGTCGACTTGAACAGATGCCGAGTGGTCACGGATCTCATTAGTCTCATCCGCCAGCGCTTCGGCTTCAGTTCTGGGGCCCTCCTGGGCCTCTACTTGGAGGGGGGGCTCTTGCCCCCAGCCGAGAGCGCGCGCCTGGTACGAGACAACGACTGCCTCAG AGTTAAATTAGAAGAGAGAGCAGCTGCTGAGAACACCATGACCATCAAGAATGGTGATGATAGTCATTTATTAcctaaaaaagcaaagaagagggCATTTAAGTTGGAGGAGGGTGAAGAAACTGAACTAGATTACAAAAATTCAAAGAAGCATTGGAAGAAGCAAGAGAACAATAATGATAAGACCTTGGATCTAGAACCAAAAGCTGTCATAGATCTGAGTgtgaggaaaaaaagcaagaggaaaaacaaagccaTGTGTAGTGTAGTGGATGGTGATGACGAAGAAACCAAGAGAAAATCaccaaagagaaaggagaaatgtgaATATAAAAAGCGGACAAAGAACTCCAGGTCTTCCAAAGCACAGACAGTGAAGGACTGGGCCACCCCGAACTGTGGTCCTCCGAAAGGCTCACCTGCTAGAAACAGCCTGGTCAAAGCCAAAAGGAAAGGTGGCACGGGCATTAGTACAAAAGAGAGTCCCATTTCCTCCTCAGAGTCCGAGTCTTACCATGAATCAACCAGCGATGGTCTCAGCCATGTCATCTTGGAGGTCAGAAATTCCTCAGAGAAGATATCAACTGAGTCATCAAAGGAGGGACCCTCTACCAAAAACACAGCTGCAAACAAAGTGGCCGCCAAAACTGGCTTTAACTCTACCGCTGTCAAGGGCAAGACAACCAGAACATCGTCTTCTAGTTCAGACTCTAGCTCAGAGTCAGACGACCAGTGCACGGTGTCCAAGAGCACCCCGGAGCGCGCTGCCGGGTTCCTGAAGCCGGTAGGCCTCTTTGCAGGACGAGGCTGTCCGGGCCCGGGGCCCTGCTCGCAGACTCCCGGCGCTGCCCCGTGGAAGCATTCTGAGGCCAACGGTGCCAGAcccgcccctcctgcccctcctcccaacgTGACTCTCCCCGCCAGTTTGGGAAGaggttgggggagaggagaggacctTCTTTCTTGGAAGGGGGCTAGGGGTCGGGGGATGCGGGGGAGAGGCCGAGGCCGAGGGCAGGCCGTTTCCTTTGTGTTAAATAGAAACGCCGAATATCAGAAGCACCAGCAATTAAATGAAATGGTCACGAACTCATCTACTATTATCCAG AATCCAGTAGAGACACACAAGAAGGACTACAGTTTGTTACCACTGTTAGCAGCTGCTCCTCAAGTTGGAGAAAAGATTGcatttaag cTTTTGGAACTAACGTCCGATTATTCTCCTGATGTCTCTGACTATAAG gaaggaaaaatactaAGCCACAATCCAGAGACCCAGCAAGTAGATATAGAAATTCTTTCATCCTTACCTG CCATGAAAGAACCTGGGAAATTTGATTTGGTTTATCACAACGAAAATGGAACTGAGGTAGTGGAATATGCTGTGACGCAGGAGAAGAGG ATCACTGTTTTTTGGAGAGAGTTGATTGATCCAAGATTGATTGTTGATTCTCCGAGTACCATACCAAGtacagagcctgcttga
- the COIL gene encoding coilin isoform X1, protein MAASETVRLRLQFDYPPPATPHCTAFWLLVDLNRCRVVTDLISLIRQRFGFSSGALLGLYLEGGLLPPAESARLVRDNDCLRVKLEERAAAENTMTIKNGDDSHLLPKKAKKRAFKLEEGEETELDYKNSKKHWKKQENNNDKTLDLEPKAVIDLSVRKKSKRKNKAMCSVVDGDDEETKRKSPKRKEKCEYKKRTKNSRSSKAQTVKDWATPNCGPPKGSPARNSLVKAKRKGGTGISTKESPISSSESESYHESTSDGLSHVILEVRNSSEKISTESSKEGPSTKNTAANKVAAKTGFNSTAVKGKTTRTSSSSSDSSSESDDQCTVSKSTPERAAGFLKPVGLFAGRGCPGPGPCSQTPGAAPWKHSEANGARPAPPAPPPNVTLPASLGRGWGRGEDLLSWKGARGRGMRGRGRGRGQAVSFVLNRNAEYQKHQQLNEMVTNSSTIIQNPVETHKKDYSLLPLLAAAPQVGEKIAFKLLELTSDYSPDVSDYKEGKILSHNPETQQVDIEILSSLPAMKEPGKFDLVYHNENGTEVVEYAVTQEKRVGALLFLGSLGCLFSRLAAGGLEDHCFLERVD, encoded by the exons ATGGCGGCCTCCGAGACGGTTAGGCTACGGCTTCAATTTGATTACCCGCCGCCGGCTACCCCGCACTGCACGGCCTTCTGGCTTCTTGTCGACTTGAACAGATGCCGAGTGGTCACGGATCTCATTAGTCTCATCCGCCAGCGCTTCGGCTTCAGTTCTGGGGCCCTCCTGGGCCTCTACTTGGAGGGGGGGCTCTTGCCCCCAGCCGAGAGCGCGCGCCTGGTACGAGACAACGACTGCCTCAG AGTTAAATTAGAAGAGAGAGCAGCTGCTGAGAACACCATGACCATCAAGAATGGTGATGATAGTCATTTATTAcctaaaaaagcaaagaagagggCATTTAAGTTGGAGGAGGGTGAAGAAACTGAACTAGATTACAAAAATTCAAAGAAGCATTGGAAGAAGCAAGAGAACAATAATGATAAGACCTTGGATCTAGAACCAAAAGCTGTCATAGATCTGAGTgtgaggaaaaaaagcaagaggaaaaacaaagccaTGTGTAGTGTAGTGGATGGTGATGACGAAGAAACCAAGAGAAAATCaccaaagagaaaggagaaatgtgaATATAAAAAGCGGACAAAGAACTCCAGGTCTTCCAAAGCACAGACAGTGAAGGACTGGGCCACCCCGAACTGTGGTCCTCCGAAAGGCTCACCTGCTAGAAACAGCCTGGTCAAAGCCAAAAGGAAAGGTGGCACGGGCATTAGTACAAAAGAGAGTCCCATTTCCTCCTCAGAGTCCGAGTCTTACCATGAATCAACCAGCGATGGTCTCAGCCATGTCATCTTGGAGGTCAGAAATTCCTCAGAGAAGATATCAACTGAGTCATCAAAGGAGGGACCCTCTACCAAAAACACAGCTGCAAACAAAGTGGCCGCCAAAACTGGCTTTAACTCTACCGCTGTCAAGGGCAAGACAACCAGAACATCGTCTTCTAGTTCAGACTCTAGCTCAGAGTCAGACGACCAGTGCACGGTGTCCAAGAGCACCCCGGAGCGCGCTGCCGGGTTCCTGAAGCCGGTAGGCCTCTTTGCAGGACGAGGCTGTCCGGGCCCGGGGCCCTGCTCGCAGACTCCCGGCGCTGCCCCGTGGAAGCATTCTGAGGCCAACGGTGCCAGAcccgcccctcctgcccctcctcccaacgTGACTCTCCCCGCCAGTTTGGGAAGaggttgggggagaggagaggacctTCTTTCTTGGAAGGGGGCTAGGGGTCGGGGGATGCGGGGGAGAGGCCGAGGCCGAGGGCAGGCCGTTTCCTTTGTGTTAAATAGAAACGCCGAATATCAGAAGCACCAGCAATTAAATGAAATGGTCACGAACTCATCTACTATTATCCAG AATCCAGTAGAGACACACAAGAAGGACTACAGTTTGTTACCACTGTTAGCAGCTGCTCCTCAAGTTGGAGAAAAGATTGcatttaag cTTTTGGAACTAACGTCCGATTATTCTCCTGATGTCTCTGACTATAAG gaaggaaaaatactaAGCCACAATCCAGAGACCCAGCAAGTAGATATAGAAATTCTTTCATCCTTACCTG CCATGAAAGAACCTGGGAAATTTGATTTGGTTTATCACAACGAAAATGGAACTGAGGTAGTGGAATATGCTGTGACGCAGGAGAAGAGGGTAGGCGCGCTTCTCTTCTTGGGGTCGCTTGGTTGTCTGTTCTCTCGACTGGCTGCTGGCGGTCTGGAAG ATCACTGTTTTTTGGAGAGAGTTGATTGA
- the COIL gene encoding coilin isoform X6 has product MTIKNGDDSHLLPKKAKKRAFKLEEGEETELDYKNSKKHWKKQENNNDKTLDLEPKAVIDLSVRKKSKRKNKAMCSVVDGDDEETKRKSPKRKEKCEYKKRTKNSRSSKAQTVKDWATPNCGPPKGSPARNSLVKAKRKGGTGISTKESPISSSESESYHESTSDGLSHVILEVRNSSEKISTESSKEGPSTKNTAANKVAAKTGFNSTAVKGKTTRTSSSSSDSSSESDDQCTVSKSTPERAAGFLKPVGLFAGRGCPGPGPCSQTPGAAPWKHSEANGARPAPPAPPPNVTLPASLGRGWGRGEDLLSWKGARGRGMRGRGRGRGQAVSFVLNRNAEYQKHQQLNEMVTNSSTIIQNPVETHKKDYSLLPLLAAAPQVGEKIAFKLLELTSDYSPDVSDYKEGKILSHNPETQQVDIEILSSLPAMKEPGKFDLVYHNENGTEVVEYAVTQEKRVGALLFLGSLGCLFSRLAAGGLEDHCFLERVD; this is encoded by the exons ATGACCATCAAGAATGGTGATGATAGTCATTTATTAcctaaaaaagcaaagaagagggCATTTAAGTTGGAGGAGGGTGAAGAAACTGAACTAGATTACAAAAATTCAAAGAAGCATTGGAAGAAGCAAGAGAACAATAATGATAAGACCTTGGATCTAGAACCAAAAGCTGTCATAGATCTGAGTgtgaggaaaaaaagcaagaggaaaaacaaagccaTGTGTAGTGTAGTGGATGGTGATGACGAAGAAACCAAGAGAAAATCaccaaagagaaaggagaaatgtgaATATAAAAAGCGGACAAAGAACTCCAGGTCTTCCAAAGCACAGACAGTGAAGGACTGGGCCACCCCGAACTGTGGTCCTCCGAAAGGCTCACCTGCTAGAAACAGCCTGGTCAAAGCCAAAAGGAAAGGTGGCACGGGCATTAGTACAAAAGAGAGTCCCATTTCCTCCTCAGAGTCCGAGTCTTACCATGAATCAACCAGCGATGGTCTCAGCCATGTCATCTTGGAGGTCAGAAATTCCTCAGAGAAGATATCAACTGAGTCATCAAAGGAGGGACCCTCTACCAAAAACACAGCTGCAAACAAAGTGGCCGCCAAAACTGGCTTTAACTCTACCGCTGTCAAGGGCAAGACAACCAGAACATCGTCTTCTAGTTCAGACTCTAGCTCAGAGTCAGACGACCAGTGCACGGTGTCCAAGAGCACCCCGGAGCGCGCTGCCGGGTTCCTGAAGCCGGTAGGCCTCTTTGCAGGACGAGGCTGTCCGGGCCCGGGGCCCTGCTCGCAGACTCCCGGCGCTGCCCCGTGGAAGCATTCTGAGGCCAACGGTGCCAGAcccgcccctcctgcccctcctcccaacgTGACTCTCCCCGCCAGTTTGGGAAGaggttgggggagaggagaggacctTCTTTCTTGGAAGGGGGCTAGGGGTCGGGGGATGCGGGGGAGAGGCCGAGGCCGAGGGCAGGCCGTTTCCTTTGTGTTAAATAGAAACGCCGAATATCAGAAGCACCAGCAATTAAATGAAATGGTCACGAACTCATCTACTATTATCCAG AATCCAGTAGAGACACACAAGAAGGACTACAGTTTGTTACCACTGTTAGCAGCTGCTCCTCAAGTTGGAGAAAAGATTGcatttaag cTTTTGGAACTAACGTCCGATTATTCTCCTGATGTCTCTGACTATAAG gaaggaaaaatactaAGCCACAATCCAGAGACCCAGCAAGTAGATATAGAAATTCTTTCATCCTTACCTG CCATGAAAGAACCTGGGAAATTTGATTTGGTTTATCACAACGAAAATGGAACTGAGGTAGTGGAATATGCTGTGACGCAGGAGAAGAGGGTAGGCGCGCTTCTCTTCTTGGGGTCGCTTGGTTGTCTGTTCTCTCGACTGGCTGCTGGCGGTCTGGAAG ATCACTGTTTTTTGGAGAGAGTTGATTGA